The genomic segment TTTTGCATTGTTCGTATCGCGCTTTACTGCTTCCCGAAGGGCGCGCGCGACCGCTTTGAAAATGGCCTCAATTTTATGATGGGCATTTCGCCCGGAGAGGATATTAATGTGCAGATTCATGCCGGCCTTTTCTGCAAAGCTATACCAGAAATGTTCAACCATCTCTGTCGACATGGCGCCGACGCGGTTACGCACAAACGAGGCGTCGTATTGCAGGTAGAAGCGACCGGATAAATCAACCACTGCACGGGCCAGAGCTTCATCCATCGGGACATAAGCCGCGCCGTACCTGTTGATGTACGCTTTGTCTCCGAGCGCTTCTGAAAAAGCCTGCCCCATAACGATGCCAACATCTTCAATGGTGTGGTGGTCATCTATGTGCAAGTCTCCATCACAGTGCACGGTAAGATCAAACGCGCCATGCTTGGCAAACAAGTCTAGCATATGATCAAAAAATCCTACACCTGTTTTGTTGTCGTACGTTCCTGATCCGTCGAGATTCAGGCTCACCTGGATGTTGGTTTCCCGGGTTTCGCGGGAAACAGAGGCCGTTCTTACGGCGGACAGTGCTTGTGTCATTTCCTGTCTGGCTGGGCTTTCTTCAAAAACGCACACCAAAAAAGAACCTGATGT from the Bacteroidota bacterium genome contains:
- the hisB gene encoding imidazoleglycerol-phosphate dehydratase HisB; this translates as MTQALSAVRTASVSRETRETNIQVSLNLDGSGTYDNKTGVGFFDHMLDLFAKHGAFDLTVHCDGDLHIDDHHTIEDVGIVMGQAFSEALGDKAYINRYGAAYVPMDEALARAVVDLSGRFYLQYDASFVRNRVGAMSTEMVEHFWYSFAEKAGMNLHINILSGRNAHHKIEAIFKAVARALREAVKRDTNNAKLASTKGAL